One stretch of Schlesneria sp. DSM 10557 DNA includes these proteins:
- a CDS encoding iron-containing alcohol dehydrogenase has product MNYDFFSPNQIKFGWGRRTELGTLCASLGERVFLVSGSRTLERRGLINELQKAIAATGLTVHQFEAASHEPEVSDVDALVASFLKLEPTDRDVVVAIGGGSTIDLAKAAAACATNRQSSSVVDFLEGVGRGYQISERPLSVIAVPTTAGTGTEVTKNAVISSYSPPFKKSLRSDLMIPRMVLVDPELTVSLPRETTAYTGMDAITQLIESFISRRAAPIPQALALSALAKGLPALLAVVQDGTLRSEREIMSHAALLSGMALANSGLGFAHGVAAALGVHCRVPHGLACAVMLPAALRVNQHVSEKPLARLEALFDQSHPTSEASAAAFIARIDRLCHEIGIPPRLRSIGVEIDQLPAIAVSSRGNSMNGNPRDVSDSEVLSILQQLW; this is encoded by the coding sequence ATGAACTACGACTTTTTTTCGCCAAATCAGATTAAGTTCGGTTGGGGACGTCGAACGGAACTCGGGACGCTCTGTGCCAGTCTTGGTGAGCGAGTCTTTCTCGTTTCCGGCAGTCGCACTCTCGAGCGACGCGGCCTGATCAACGAACTGCAAAAGGCGATCGCCGCAACAGGGCTGACGGTTCACCAGTTCGAAGCGGCATCACACGAGCCGGAAGTCAGCGACGTCGATGCCCTGGTTGCTTCGTTTCTGAAGCTTGAGCCGACCGATCGGGACGTCGTTGTCGCCATCGGTGGAGGATCCACGATCGACCTGGCGAAAGCCGCTGCCGCGTGTGCCACGAACCGGCAGAGTTCCAGTGTCGTTGACTTTCTAGAAGGTGTCGGGCGGGGATATCAAATCTCGGAACGTCCCCTGAGCGTCATCGCTGTTCCGACGACCGCTGGAACGGGAACCGAAGTCACCAAGAATGCGGTGATCTCGTCCTACTCACCTCCTTTCAAAAAGAGTCTTCGCAGTGACCTCATGATTCCCCGTATGGTACTGGTCGACCCCGAACTGACCGTCAGTCTGCCTCGCGAGACCACGGCCTATACCGGAATGGATGCGATTACGCAGTTAATCGAATCATTCATTTCTCGTCGTGCGGCTCCCATTCCCCAGGCACTCGCCTTGTCTGCATTGGCGAAGGGGCTGCCCGCGCTACTGGCTGTCGTTCAGGATGGAACGTTGCGTTCCGAGCGGGAAATCATGTCCCATGCCGCACTCCTGTCCGGGATGGCTCTCGCCAACTCAGGACTTGGATTCGCTCATGGAGTGGCTGCTGCGTTGGGCGTCCATTGCCGTGTTCCTCACGGACTTGCTTGTGCTGTCATGCTTCCTGCGGCGCTGCGCGTGAATCAGCACGTGAGTGAGAAACCGTTGGCCCGACTTGAGGCACTGTTCGACCAGAGTCATCCAACGTCTGAAGCGTCCGCCGCAGCGTTCATTGCCCGCATCGATCGACTGTGTCACGAGATCGGCATCCCTCCACGATTGAGATCCATCGGGGTGGAAATTGACCAACTCCCTGCCATTGCCGTGAGTTCGCGCGGGAACAGTATGAACGGGAATCCGCGCGACGTCAGCGACAGTGAAGTCCTTAGCATCCTTCAGCAGCTTTGGTGA
- a CDS encoding TerC family protein has translation MTGLVWAAFVLLILMILAFDLGVFSREAKALTAKTALIRTAAYFVLALLFTAFVYFAYDNHWFNLGVLPPIDPNVPFDATGLPDSGWEAAVQFFMGYMLEQSLSVDNIFVIALILSYFKVPGAYQHRVLLWGILGALVMRAVMIFAGVALIERFEWMTYIFGAFLIFTALKMLFSGEDSEVDFEKNILIRMLRGRLHPQFVEDHFFTRVDGRFAITPLFLALLMVETTDLVFAVDSIPAVIGLTRDPFLVFTSNVFAILGLRSLYFALADLMGRFHLLKYSLVIILGFVGAKMLLEKHLFHKNEETEAMINGVSFAIIILTLVGGVAASFVFPDHSKAEETLDESPAA, from the coding sequence GTGACGGGGTTAGTATGGGCAGCATTTGTGCTGCTGATTTTGATGATCCTCGCATTTGATCTCGGTGTCTTTTCTCGTGAAGCGAAGGCGCTGACCGCAAAGACAGCCCTGATACGTACTGCGGCCTACTTCGTATTGGCGCTACTGTTCACGGCCTTCGTTTACTTTGCATACGACAATCATTGGTTCAACCTGGGTGTGCTTCCTCCGATAGACCCGAATGTCCCCTTCGATGCCACTGGTCTTCCAGACTCAGGATGGGAAGCCGCAGTCCAGTTTTTCATGGGCTACATGCTCGAACAATCGCTGAGCGTCGACAACATTTTCGTCATTGCCTTGATTTTGTCGTACTTCAAGGTGCCAGGGGCATACCAGCACCGAGTCCTTCTGTGGGGGATCCTGGGTGCGCTTGTCATGCGGGCTGTCATGATTTTCGCCGGCGTCGCTCTGATCGAACGATTTGAGTGGATGACGTATATCTTCGGTGCATTCCTGATCTTCACCGCTCTTAAGATGCTGTTCTCGGGCGAAGACAGCGAAGTGGATTTCGAGAAAAACATCCTGATCCGCATGCTGCGGGGCCGTCTTCATCCTCAGTTCGTCGAAGATCATTTTTTCACCCGCGTGGATGGCCGGTTCGCAATAACACCGCTCTTTCTCGCACTCTTGATGGTCGAGACGACCGACCTGGTGTTTGCAGTCGATTCCATTCCTGCCGTGATCGGGCTGACACGCGACCCGTTTCTGGTCTTCACTTCGAACGTATTCGCCATTTTGGGGCTGCGGAGTCTGTACTTCGCACTGGCTGACCTCATGGGCCGGTTCCACCTGCTGAAATACTCACTGGTCATCATTCTTGGCTTCGTTGGAGCCAAGATGCTGCTGGAAAAACATCTTTTCCATAAGAATGAAGAGACGGAAGCAATGATCAATGGCGTTTCGTTCGCCATCATCATTCTGACACTCGTTGGCGGTGTCGCCGCCTCGTTCGTGTTCCCTGACCATTCGAAGGCCGAGGAAACACTCGACGAGTCCCCCGCCGCCTAA
- the tsaB gene encoding tRNA (adenosine(37)-N6)-threonylcarbamoyltransferase complex dimerization subunit type 1 TsaB, producing the protein MLVLGIETSGVDGSVALARDGELLGERRLNQAGRKHAQGLIFEIGEVLREQGLAPRDLQLVAVSRGPGSFTGLRVGMVCAKTIAYATGCRFIAVDTFAAIASGTPDHASPLHVIEDAQRDDLFLGEYSRDAHSQWHQTSAIRIVSIPSFLELCQSPITVTGPGLKKLDRDDRLLESLPVTRIPLDQPPARVIAEIGRLEIERAELSGETADTDFWSASPFYLRLSAAEEKRAAQAGAAPPISP; encoded by the coding sequence ATGCTCGTCCTCGGAATTGAAACAAGTGGTGTAGACGGGTCGGTGGCCCTCGCCCGCGATGGTGAACTGCTCGGCGAACGGCGTTTGAATCAGGCGGGGCGCAAGCACGCCCAAGGTTTGATTTTCGAAATCGGCGAAGTTCTACGCGAACAGGGACTTGCACCACGCGACCTGCAATTGGTCGCCGTCAGTCGTGGCCCCGGTAGTTTTACTGGGCTGCGAGTCGGGATGGTTTGTGCCAAGACCATTGCATATGCGACAGGGTGTCGCTTTATCGCCGTCGACACGTTTGCCGCCATTGCCAGCGGAACGCCGGACCACGCTTCGCCCCTTCATGTCATTGAAGATGCTCAACGCGACGACCTATTCCTGGGGGAATATTCCCGCGATGCACACTCTCAATGGCACCAGACGTCTGCCATCCGGATTGTATCGATCCCCTCATTTCTCGAACTTTGTCAATCGCCGATCACCGTTACGGGACCGGGACTAAAGAAGCTGGATCGGGACGATCGACTCCTGGAAAGTCTGCCCGTGACAAGGATCCCGCTCGACCAACCCCCTGCACGCGTGATCGCGGAAATTGGACGATTGGAGATCGAACGAGCGGAACTGTCTGGTGAAACTGCGGACACCGATTTCTGGTCAGCATCCCCCTTCTACCTCCGGTTGAGTGCCGCTGAAGAAAAGCGGGCGGCTCAGGCGGGCGCAGCACCGCCGATCAGTCCTTGA
- a CDS encoding efflux RND transporter periplasmic adaptor subunit — translation MKRFAAITVGLALLISTCAVGISFWAKRAPQEVHASGEPTPQRDVVVLPEEKFCAAQIEVEKPSFRELQPIRTVPGRIDYDATRHVEVKSPFDGLIQQINVKVGDRVSEQQIIAIVDSPQLGEGRADVLLRESDLGQAVSEHDWWHTIQGNLEELVERLRTPQDIQDLEKDFANKQLGQARQQILTAYSRMRLAEKLSSNLKPASEIGAVSIRMALETGSARDTTTAEFFAACEQAIFDVKQRHLKAESVMNDAQRRLAIARQRLSVIVSQPYETLEDFGREETLSTWPVKAPFKGTVEEILLAPKERVQTSQGLFQIADTSRLWVQADIREKDWKSLAVTRGLSISVQTPALPGETLPATVAFIGRKVAIDTRAVPLTAEIDNSQGKLRPGMFVRVLIPDGPKRNCLTLPQSAIASNDGRTFVFVETGPQQYQVKDVTIGLSVDNWSEVLQGISPDDRVVSSGTNILKAEFLLEPED, via the coding sequence ATGAAACGCTTCGCAGCCATCACCGTCGGATTAGCACTACTCATATCGACCTGTGCTGTCGGTATTTCCTTCTGGGCCAAAAGAGCGCCCCAGGAAGTCCATGCCAGCGGCGAACCCACCCCGCAGAGGGATGTCGTCGTCCTGCCTGAGGAAAAATTCTGTGCAGCTCAAATTGAGGTCGAGAAACCCTCCTTTCGCGAACTTCAACCAATACGAACCGTCCCTGGTCGCATTGATTATGACGCAACTCGTCACGTTGAGGTCAAATCTCCGTTCGACGGATTGATTCAGCAGATCAACGTGAAAGTCGGAGACCGCGTTTCAGAACAGCAGATCATCGCGATTGTCGACAGCCCTCAATTGGGCGAAGGCCGTGCGGATGTCTTACTGCGCGAATCCGACCTTGGACAGGCCGTCAGCGAGCATGACTGGTGGCATACGATTCAAGGCAACCTGGAAGAATTGGTTGAACGACTGAGGACGCCTCAGGATATTCAGGATCTGGAAAAAGACTTTGCGAACAAGCAACTTGGTCAGGCTCGTCAGCAGATCCTGACCGCTTACTCAAGAATGCGACTTGCAGAAAAACTGAGCAGCAATTTGAAGCCCGCCAGCGAGATCGGAGCCGTTAGCATCCGGATGGCTCTGGAGACGGGATCAGCACGAGATACGACGACAGCCGAGTTCTTCGCGGCGTGCGAACAAGCGATTTTCGACGTCAAGCAGCGGCATCTGAAGGCGGAATCAGTAATGAATGATGCCCAGCGACGACTCGCCATCGCAAGGCAACGGCTCAGCGTGATCGTGAGTCAACCCTACGAAACGCTGGAGGATTTTGGACGGGAAGAGACTCTCAGCACTTGGCCCGTAAAGGCTCCTTTTAAGGGAACCGTGGAGGAAATACTGCTGGCCCCCAAAGAACGCGTTCAAACGTCGCAGGGCTTGTTCCAGATCGCAGATACTTCTCGACTTTGGGTGCAGGCCGATATTCGCGAAAAGGATTGGAAGTCGCTGGCTGTCACGCGGGGGCTATCGATTTCCGTGCAGACACCAGCTCTGCCCGGTGAGACACTCCCTGCAACCGTCGCGTTTATCGGCCGAAAGGTGGCAATCGACACGCGTGCGGTTCCACTCACAGCCGAGATCGATAACTCGCAAGGGAAACTGCGGCCGGGCATGTTTGTCCGTGTTCTGATCCCCGATGGTCCGAAACGGAATTGTCTGACTCTGCCCCAATCCGCCATCGCATCGAACGACGGACGGACGTTTGTTTTTGTTGAGACCGGCCCTCAGCAATACCAGGTGAAAGATGTCACGATCGGCCTGAGCGTCGACAACTGGAGCGAAGTCCTGCAGGGGATCTCGCCCGATGACCGCGTCGTGAGTTCCGGTACGAATATCTTGAAAGCAGAATTCCTGCTGGAACCCGAGGACTAA
- a CDS encoding ribonuclease E inhibitor RraB, with amino-acid sequence MIPKSELIEMFEAIAEQTDWDMSSEMLWGYFFTDDDRDKLESFADHLVEQGYVFVEIAEGDEADDPLTLQVEKIEIHNPESLFQRNQELADLAQKMGISSYDGMDVGTIDGDDDDFDEEYDDDDEE; translated from the coding sequence ATGATTCCCAAGTCTGAATTAATTGAGATGTTCGAGGCCATCGCAGAACAAACGGACTGGGACATGTCCTCCGAGATGCTCTGGGGCTATTTCTTTACCGACGATGATCGGGATAAGCTTGAATCGTTCGCCGATCACCTCGTCGAACAAGGCTATGTTTTCGTGGAGATCGCAGAAGGGGATGAAGCCGACGATCCCCTGACGCTGCAGGTCGAAAAAATTGAGATCCACAATCCCGAATCGCTGTTCCAGAGAAATCAGGAACTGGCGGACCTCGCCCAAAAGATGGGAATCAGTTCGTACGACGGTATGGACGTTGGTACAATTGATGGCGACGACGACGATTTCGATGAGGAATACGACGACGATGACGAGGAATGA
- a CDS encoding RNA polymerase sigma factor, protein MDIDEYLPIVLEAQAGNRAAFGELVRLFQSTVYAIALRRLRNQAEASELTQDVFVQAMRKLDQLREPERFPGWLKRITVRLAINRAVRRPPVVSQDPVTLVSVDAEAQSPLDGLMSDERADQVWGGLKRLRTLDRQTLVAFYFEGQSLIEMSDRFRSPIGTIKRRLHTARIRLREELAQLQPV, encoded by the coding sequence ATGGACATAGACGAATACTTGCCGATTGTGTTAGAGGCTCAAGCAGGCAACCGGGCTGCTTTCGGAGAACTGGTCCGCCTGTTCCAGTCGACCGTTTACGCGATTGCGTTACGGCGATTGCGGAATCAGGCCGAGGCGTCCGAATTGACTCAGGACGTTTTCGTTCAGGCCATGCGAAAGCTGGATCAGTTACGTGAACCGGAACGGTTCCCCGGTTGGCTGAAGCGAATCACGGTACGGCTCGCCATTAACCGAGCAGTGCGGCGGCCCCCCGTGGTTTCTCAAGATCCAGTGACGCTCGTTTCGGTTGACGCAGAGGCACAGTCTCCTCTGGACGGCCTCATGTCTGACGAACGAGCAGACCAGGTCTGGGGGGGATTGAAGCGGTTACGAACACTCGATCGGCAGACCCTGGTGGCATTCTATTTTGAAGGCCAGTCTCTGATCGAAATGAGTGACCGTTTCAGAAGCCCGATCGGGACGATTAAGCGAAGGTTGCACACGGCCCGAATCCGGCTGCGCGAGGAACTGGCTCAGCTGCAACCTGTTTAA
- a CDS encoding inorganic diphosphatase produces MTHAWHDVTPGENLPSEFTTVIEIPRGSSVKYELDKTTGLLRLDRMLYSAVYYPANYGFIPQTLAEDDDPLDVLVLCQEPVDPLTLVEARAIGLMTMVDCGKRDHKILAVAVHDPEYNAFREATELPTHKLTMIRRFFQDYKTLEGKAVEVDELTEAKTAFPIILEALERYSLSRRRGFR; encoded by the coding sequence ATGACGCACGCTTGGCACGATGTCACGCCGGGAGAAAACCTTCCATCGGAATTTACGACAGTCATTGAAATTCCGCGCGGCTCCAGCGTCAAATACGAACTCGACAAGACGACGGGTCTGCTTCGTCTGGACCGTATGCTCTACTCGGCCGTCTATTACCCCGCTAACTACGGTTTTATCCCCCAAACTCTGGCGGAAGACGACGATCCTCTCGACGTCCTCGTACTCTGTCAGGAACCGGTGGATCCTTTGACCCTCGTCGAAGCCCGGGCAATTGGGTTGATGACAATGGTCGATTGCGGAAAGCGTGATCATAAGATCCTCGCCGTCGCTGTTCACGATCCTGAATACAACGCCTTTCGTGAGGCAACGGAACTTCCGACCCATAAACTCACCATGATCCGCCGCTTCTTCCAGGACTATAAAACCCTGGAAGGAAAAGCAGTTGAAGTCGATGAACTGACCGAAGCCAAAACGGCCTTCCCCATCATCCTCGAGGCGCTTGAGCGATACAGTCTCTCGCGACGACGAGGATTTCGTTAA
- a CDS encoding ZIP family metal transporter, translated as MGSFLLLNPWPTVSTAPFLTLAAVDADGSTVGTGALASSPLLLLAVYCGLIAVSSLCGGMVPLLIRMTHTRMQILVSAVGGFMLGVGIFHQLPHAVSAISSEDGHDSFALDWCMGWLMFGLLLTFFMLRMFHFHSHGPVEEDSPHDHDHDHDCGHDHHHAHSHAHDHSHGHSHEHSHGASEPATLKGASWIGILLGLSLHTLLDGVALAANVKADALHFQGSTTFVLLGLGTFLGVALHKPLDSMSITSLMAAGGWSRRAMQMVNLVYALMCPLGAFLFYFGIQAYSGVQENVVAAALAMSAGVFICISLSDLLPEVQFHSHDRLKLSAWLLLGVATAWGIGFLEPPHSHGHQPHTHGHQQAPHQGQDDHDHSHGPSGHRH; from the coding sequence ATGGGTTCATTCCTCCTCTTGAATCCATGGCCGACAGTTTCCACCGCCCCATTCTTGACGCTGGCGGCCGTGGATGCAGATGGATCGACCGTCGGCACTGGCGCGCTTGCGTCATCGCCGCTCCTCTTGCTTGCGGTCTACTGCGGTCTCATTGCCGTTTCGTCGCTGTGCGGTGGAATGGTGCCGCTGCTGATTCGAATGACCCATACCCGCATGCAGATTCTGGTCAGCGCCGTAGGCGGGTTCATGCTCGGCGTCGGTATTTTTCATCAGCTTCCCCACGCCGTTTCGGCGATCTCGTCCGAAGATGGACACGATTCGTTCGCACTCGACTGGTGTATGGGCTGGCTCATGTTTGGGCTGCTGCTCACTTTCTTCATGTTGCGGATGTTTCATTTTCACAGTCACGGACCCGTGGAAGAAGACAGTCCTCATGATCACGACCATGACCACGATTGCGGTCATGATCATCACCATGCCCATTCTCATGCGCACGACCACTCACATGGACACAGTCACGAACACAGTCATGGGGCGAGTGAGCCCGCCACGCTGAAAGGGGCGAGCTGGATCGGCATCTTGCTGGGTCTCTCGTTGCATACTCTGCTCGACGGTGTTGCTCTGGCAGCGAATGTGAAAGCAGATGCACTTCATTTTCAGGGTTCAACGACATTCGTTCTGCTCGGACTCGGGACGTTTCTGGGTGTTGCGCTGCACAAACCACTCGATTCCATGTCGATTACCTCGCTGATGGCGGCGGGGGGCTGGTCCCGACGTGCCATGCAGATGGTCAACCTTGTCTATGCTTTGATGTGTCCATTGGGGGCATTCCTCTTCTACTTCGGCATTCAGGCCTACTCCGGCGTTCAGGAGAACGTCGTTGCCGCGGCACTTGCCATGTCTGCTGGGGTCTTCATCTGTATTTCGCTCAGTGACCTGCTTCCCGAGGTCCAGTTCCATTCCCACGATCGGTTGAAGTTGTCAGCCTGGCTGCTGTTGGGTGTTGCGACCGCCTGGGGCATCGGTTTCCTCGAACCACCGCATTCCCATGGACATCAGCCGCACACACATGGCCACCAGCAGGCCCCCCACCAGGGCCAGGATGACCACGATCACAGTCACGGCCCGAGCGGCCACCGTCACTGA
- a CDS encoding sulfatase, whose translation MMTSKLQITLTRVALLTFLLLLASTSVRDAAAADPSTKPNIIFIMADDLGYTDVACFGSQFYETPNIDRLATQGTKLLNHHHCQNCAPSRAAILSGQYGARTGVYTVGGIDRFDWSKRPLRPVDNVTNLPLDRDIISNQLKAAGYVTGMFGKWHLGQKGEFLPQNRGFDEAIVSAGKHFDFVTEPRNEYPQGEYLADFLTDQAVDFIKRHKDEPFFLYLPHFGVHSPHQAKAELIDRFKGKAPVNGHNSPTYAAMIASVDESVGRVMQTLDELNLAENTILIFTSDNGGVGGYDRPDGLEREPGAKGKSNKANKGKKAKGADDDDAGITDNAPLRSGKGSLYEGGTRVPFVVRWPGVTKPGSSSNVPTIHVDLFPTLLEIASAPQPRQTLDGESLVKLFRDSAAKLQRDAIFAHFPGYLGWGDGHWRTTPVSLIHAGDWKLMEFFEDGRLELYNLADDISETKNLAKSEPAKVKELHDRLIAWRAEVKAPMPTKNDGKTAKATRK comes from the coding sequence ATGATGACATCCAAGCTACAAATCACCCTGACGCGTGTTGCTCTGCTGACATTCCTGCTACTGCTCGCCAGCACGTCTGTGCGGGATGCCGCCGCAGCAGATCCGTCCACCAAGCCGAACATCATTTTCATCATGGCAGATGACCTGGGTTACACAGACGTGGCCTGCTTCGGCAGCCAATTCTACGAAACGCCGAACATCGACCGACTCGCGACTCAGGGAACCAAACTCCTGAATCACCACCACTGCCAGAATTGCGCGCCGTCCCGGGCCGCGATCCTGAGCGGACAATACGGGGCTCGCACCGGGGTTTATACCGTGGGAGGAATCGATCGCTTCGACTGGAGCAAACGCCCTTTGCGGCCCGTCGACAACGTCACGAACCTCCCTCTTGATCGCGACATTATCTCGAATCAACTGAAGGCTGCTGGCTACGTAACAGGCATGTTCGGCAAATGGCACCTCGGCCAGAAGGGAGAATTCCTTCCGCAGAACCGAGGTTTTGACGAAGCCATCGTGAGCGCCGGAAAGCACTTCGACTTCGTCACCGAACCCAGAAACGAATACCCTCAGGGAGAATATCTCGCCGACTTCCTCACCGATCAGGCGGTCGACTTCATCAAGCGGCACAAGGACGAACCCTTCTTCCTCTACCTGCCCCATTTTGGCGTCCACTCTCCCCACCAGGCCAAGGCGGAACTGATTGACCGGTTCAAAGGAAAGGCCCCGGTGAACGGCCATAACAGCCCCACCTACGCCGCCATGATCGCATCAGTGGACGAGAGCGTTGGTCGCGTGATGCAGACCCTGGATGAGCTGAACCTGGCCGAAAACACGATCCTCATCTTCACCAGTGATAATGGGGGAGTGGGTGGGTACGACCGACCAGACGGCCTGGAACGCGAACCCGGTGCCAAAGGGAAGTCAAACAAGGCCAACAAGGGAAAGAAGGCGAAAGGTGCCGACGACGACGATGCCGGCATCACCGACAACGCGCCGCTCCGCAGCGGAAAAGGGAGCCTCTACGAGGGGGGGACTCGCGTCCCGTTTGTGGTCCGCTGGCCCGGTGTGACCAAACCGGGATCGTCATCGAACGTGCCAACAATCCATGTCGACCTGTTCCCGACCCTCCTCGAAATCGCCAGTGCTCCACAGCCCCGGCAGACACTCGATGGAGAAAGCCTGGTCAAATTATTCCGGGATTCCGCGGCCAAACTGCAGCGAGATGCAATCTTCGCACACTTCCCCGGCTACCTCGGCTGGGGCGACGGACACTGGCGGACGACACCTGTGAGTCTCATCCATGCCGGTGATTGGAAGCTGATGGAGTTTTTCGAGGACGGCCGGCTGGAACTCTACAACCTCGCCGACGACATCAGCGAAACAAAAAATCTCGCCAAATCCGAACCCGCCAAAGTCAAGGAACTCCACGACCGCCTCATCGCCTGGCGCGCTGAAGTGAAGGCCCCGATGCCAACGAAGAATGACGGCAAAACAGCGAAAGCAACCCGGAAATAG
- a CDS encoding IS4 family transposase, with the protein MSSGFATTSEWAISNFGDCDLGDVRRTRRAVQVASRMAEHPSGSSPQQMNEWAELKACYRLFHSQAVTFAALARPHWEQTCAAARGRVLIINDTTTMSYRYRQDVEGFTRGGKGFPYGFQLHNAMMVNADNGEVLGLARQELFYRVPAPTKENRRQKGRRPRESDVWGRVIDAIGAPAAGVEYIHVCDRGADNLEVFCHLRQQHCQWVIRCSHLNRDIQPVTAEGLGAVVSVEEALAKRPVLGTKSLSLRTRPGQPQRSVELQVRVLEVSIPQPRRRTPYLRAIDYCEMRQTLVELREHRPRRGSEPLRWVIWTSLSVQTLEEAEAVIKIYEQRWLIEELHKIMKTGCQLEERQYESAHCLEAVAGITSVLAVRLLSLKQLSRSTPQTPASDVVPKEWIKMVEALRKRHLPTVRDFVHNLASLGGFLMRKDDGEPGWMTLWRGTERLLIALQTQDALRRKCG; encoded by the coding sequence ATGTCCTCTGGCTTTGCAACGACCTCAGAGTGGGCCATTTCTAACTTCGGTGATTGTGATCTGGGAGACGTGCGTCGGACTCGGCGGGCCGTGCAGGTGGCGTCTCGCATGGCCGAGCATCCCTCAGGAAGTTCTCCCCAGCAGATGAATGAGTGGGCAGAACTCAAAGCCTGTTATCGGTTGTTCCACTCCCAGGCAGTCACCTTCGCCGCTCTGGCGCGACCTCATTGGGAACAGACCTGCGCGGCAGCGCGAGGACGCGTCTTAATCATCAACGATACGACGACGATGAGCTACAGATACCGTCAGGATGTCGAAGGATTTACACGTGGTGGCAAAGGCTTCCCGTATGGGTTTCAGCTGCACAACGCGATGATGGTCAACGCTGATAACGGCGAAGTCCTGGGACTCGCGCGGCAGGAGTTGTTCTATCGTGTTCCCGCGCCGACAAAGGAGAATCGCCGCCAGAAGGGACGACGTCCACGTGAATCTGATGTGTGGGGCCGCGTGATCGATGCGATCGGAGCTCCCGCAGCGGGTGTCGAGTACATTCATGTTTGTGACCGCGGAGCCGACAATCTGGAAGTGTTCTGTCACCTGCGTCAACAACACTGCCAGTGGGTGATCCGCTGCAGTCACCTCAATCGGGACATTCAGCCCGTGACGGCAGAGGGCTTGGGGGCCGTGGTCAGTGTCGAGGAGGCCTTAGCTAAGCGCCCCGTGCTGGGAACAAAGTCATTGTCATTACGGACTCGACCTGGTCAGCCCCAGCGGAGCGTGGAATTACAAGTCCGAGTTCTGGAGGTTTCGATTCCCCAGCCCCGCCGCCGCACCCCCTATCTGCGAGCGATCGATTATTGCGAAATGCGTCAGACGCTGGTGGAGCTTCGCGAGCATCGTCCGCGTCGAGGATCGGAGCCATTGCGTTGGGTGATCTGGACAAGCCTGTCGGTGCAGACACTGGAAGAAGCCGAAGCCGTGATCAAGATCTACGAACAGCGATGGCTCATCGAGGAACTGCATAAGATCATGAAAACGGGCTGCCAGCTGGAAGAACGACAATACGAGTCGGCGCACTGTCTGGAAGCGGTAGCCGGGATAACCAGCGTACTTGCGGTGCGATTACTGTCGCTGAAGCAATTAAGTCGCTCTACCCCTCAGACACCGGCTTCGGACGTGGTTCCCAAGGAATGGATCAAGATGGTCGAAGCCCTGCGGAAGCGGCATCTACCAACAGTCCGAGACTTCGTTCATAACCTCGCTTCACTCGGCGGCTTTCTCATGCGCAAAGACGATGGCGAACCCGGATGGATGACCCTTTGGAGGGGGACCGAACGACTTCTAATCGCACTGCAAACTCAAGATGCTCTCAGGAGAAAATGTGGGTAA
- a CDS encoding riboflavin synthase, protein MFTGLVEGLGQIVSLVPEPAGVRITLKPPTEMLTPGQAGSQPTGCGDSIAINGCCLTVIAIEEAGWSFQAGAETLSKTNLGQLQSGDVVNLERSLPVNGRLGGHFVQGHVDGVGTVESIERDSDWVNMVFRVPASLSELMVPKGSVAVDGVSLTLVNVDETTFSIALIPHTLSVTTLGRRAVGQTVNIETDILGKYARKFLSGERGLLTI, encoded by the coding sequence ATGTTTACGGGATTGGTCGAGGGGTTGGGGCAGATCGTATCGCTGGTGCCGGAACCGGCCGGAGTTCGAATTACGCTGAAGCCACCCACGGAAATGCTGACACCGGGTCAGGCTGGCTCACAACCGACGGGCTGCGGTGACAGTATTGCCATCAATGGCTGTTGTCTGACGGTGATCGCGATCGAGGAGGCAGGCTGGTCGTTTCAGGCCGGGGCCGAGACGCTGTCGAAGACGAACCTTGGACAGCTTCAGTCAGGGGACGTGGTGAATCTGGAACGTTCGCTGCCGGTCAACGGGCGACTGGGAGGGCACTTCGTGCAGGGGCACGTCGATGGCGTCGGCACGGTGGAGTCGATTGAGAGAGACTCGGACTGGGTCAACATGGTCTTCCGGGTGCCGGCTTCGCTGAGCGAACTGATGGTTCCGAAAGGTTCGGTGGCGGTCGACGGAGTCAGCCTGACGCTGGTCAACGTCGACGAGACCACCTTCAGTATCGCATTGATCCCTCATACGTTGTCCGTTACGACATTGGGACGACGAGCGGTCGGACAAACGGTCAACATCGAGACGGACATCCTGGGGAAATATGCCCGAAAGTTTCTGTCAGGGGAGCGGGGTCTCCTGACGATTTGA